A region of Chloracidobacterium sp. DNA encodes the following proteins:
- a CDS encoding bifunctional folylpolyglutamate synthase/dihydrofolate synthase, which translates to MNFAESTQYLYSLGNEVSAMKLGLENIRKLLAALGSPQNNFLKVQVAGTNGKGSVCAFLDSICNTAGIKTGTFTSPHLVSITERIRINGSDISEEDFARHAHRVREMAEKMLASGELEYRPTFFEQITAIALVAFADANVALAILETGLGGRLDATTAVNAEIAAITRIDLDHQEYLGETIEEIAAEKAAIIGPWTKSVVLGEQEPNVLKILLDRCRKFEKFPDSAQKSFMPVVDVKKKTTKVYEVDNIPPDDLGVKLGLKGAHQVENAYTAVIVSGVISMDYDLQVSDDQVRSGLKNARHLGRLEHSGRYLFDGAHNTGGAKALARYLRHNEQTPVTMIFGVMRNKGVADMLSILAPLAESIIATEPSNLRSLSYEELLEHFPTDMSKEKVFVTDNVTNAVDIANEVALDEGIILVTGSLYLVGEVKKILKSQI; encoded by the coding sequence ATGAACTTCGCTGAATCGACTCAATATCTTTATTCTCTCGGCAACGAAGTTTCCGCGATGAAACTCGGCCTTGAGAACATTCGCAAATTACTCGCCGCTCTCGGCAGTCCCCAAAATAATTTCTTAAAAGTTCAGGTCGCCGGAACAAATGGCAAAGGGTCGGTTTGCGCGTTTCTTGATTCGATATGCAACACAGCCGGTATTAAAACAGGAACGTTCACTTCGCCACATCTCGTTTCAATCACTGAAAGAATACGAATTAACGGGAGCGACATAAGTGAAGAGGATTTTGCTCGTCATGCACATCGTGTTCGCGAGATGGCTGAGAAAATGCTTGCCTCAGGGGAACTCGAATACCGGCCAACATTTTTTGAACAGATAACGGCAATTGCATTAGTCGCTTTCGCCGATGCGAATGTTGCTCTCGCAATTCTCGAAACCGGCCTCGGCGGACGCCTCGATGCAACAACCGCAGTAAACGCCGAGATCGCCGCGATCACGCGAATTGACCTCGATCATCAAGAATATCTTGGTGAAACGATTGAAGAAATTGCTGCGGAAAAGGCAGCGATAATTGGACCGTGGACAAAAAGTGTCGTTTTAGGTGAACAGGAACCGAACGTGCTAAAGATTCTGTTGGATCGATGTCGAAAGTTCGAAAAGTTTCCAGATTCGGCGCAAAAAAGCTTTATGCCTGTCGTGGATGTTAAGAAGAAAACGACAAAAGTTTATGAAGTGGACAACATTCCCCCAGATGATCTTGGTGTCAAACTTGGTTTGAAAGGGGCTCATCAAGTCGAGAACGCTTACACGGCTGTGATCGTTTCAGGTGTTATTTCGATGGACTATGATCTGCAAGTCTCCGATGATCAGGTTAGAAGCGGACTAAAGAATGCGCGACATCTCGGACGATTGGAGCATAGTGGAAGATATCTTTTCGATGGAGCACACAATACCGGTGGAGCTAAGGCTCTAGCCCGGTATTTGCGTCACAATGAACAGACTCCGGTAACGATGATTTTTGGGGTAATGAGGAACAAAGGCGTCGCCGACATGTTGTCTATACTTGCTCCGCTAGCGGAATCGATCATCGCGACTGAGCCATCGAATTTGCGTTCGCTTTCCTACGAAGAATTGCTTGAGCACTTTCCGACGGATATGTCGAAAGAAAAGGTATTCGTGACTGACAACGTCACAAATGCCGTTGATATCGCCAATGAGGTTGCTCTGGACGAGGGTATAATTCTCGTCACCGGA
- a CDS encoding acetyl-CoA carboxylase carboxyltransferase subunit beta, translating to MSWFRRDKPKIEEQKNDEKQTVKTEGIFVKCPDCDNALYKRELADSHEVCTHCGYHFRYAAEDRLKDLFDGGKYKKLDEEVTSADPLKFKDSKAYKDRIVQAKESSGLPEAIVSGKGKVGGHLVYAGAMDMAFIGGSMGSAVGEKITRLIERAVTDRGAVIIYSASGGARMQEGTLSLMQMGKISAALSRLHDARLPFISVLTDPTTGGVTASFAMLGDVILAEPKALIGFAGPRVIEQTIRQKLPKGFQRSEFLLEHGMVDMVVDRREIRDAIVRFLDFMMNEKIAA from the coding sequence ATGTCCTGGTTTCGACGAGATAAGCCAAAAATAGAAGAGCAGAAGAACGACGAGAAACAAACCGTCAAAACGGAGGGTATTTTCGTCAAGTGTCCTGACTGCGATAACGCGCTATATAAACGCGAGCTGGCAGATTCGCATGAAGTTTGTACCCATTGCGGCTACCATTTTCGTTACGCGGCTGAGGACAGGTTGAAAGATCTCTTTGACGGCGGCAAATACAAAAAGCTGGACGAAGAAGTAACATCAGCGGATCCTCTAAAATTTAAAGACTCGAAAGCTTACAAAGACCGCATAGTGCAGGCCAAAGAGTCTTCCGGGTTGCCTGAAGCCATCGTTTCCGGCAAGGGCAAGGTCGGCGGGCATTTAGTTTATGCCGGAGCGATGGATATGGCGTTCATCGGCGGTTCGATGGGTTCGGCGGTCGGCGAAAAGATCACCAGGCTGATCGAACGGGCAGTCACCGATCGAGGCGCAGTTATCATTTATTCTGCTTCGGGCGGAGCGCGTATGCAAGAAGGCACGCTTTCGCTAATGCAGATGGGCAAGATCTCGGCGGCTCTTTCACGCTTGCACGATGCCCGACTGCCTTTCATCTCTGTTCTAACCGACCCGACAACCGGCGGCGTTACCGCAAGTTTTGCGATGCTCGGTGACGTTATTCTTGCCGAACCAAAAGCGCTGATCGGTTTCGCGGGCCCGCGAGTTATCGAGCAAACAATTCGACAAAAACTTCCAAAGGGCTTTCAGCGCAGCGAGTTTTTGCTGGAACACGGTATGGTCGATATGGTCGTTGATCGTCGTGAAATACGCGACGCGATCGTCAGGTTTCTGGACTTTATGATGAACGAAAAGATCGCCGCTTGA
- a CDS encoding inositol monophosphatase, which produces MLNFAIETARDAGQLLLEKFDRGIKVSKKGEINLVTEADLASEALIIERIKSYHPKHSILAEESGNAVIIGGENTWKWIIDPLDGTTNYAHGYPCFCVTIALEHDGEIVIGVTFDPTRNELFAAERGRGASLNNKPIRVSETEDLGDSLIVTGFPYDFKRREDFARHLTQFLLNSRGVRRDGSAAIDMAYVACGRFDGFWEEGLNPWDMAAGVLLIEEAGGQISRYDGSKFSINSPPIVASNGLIHSQMLSVLR; this is translated from the coding sequence ATGCTGAATTTCGCGATCGAGACGGCGCGCGACGCCGGACAACTTCTGCTCGAAAAATTTGACCGCGGCATCAAAGTCTCCAAAAAAGGCGAGATCAATCTCGTAACTGAGGCGGATCTCGCGTCCGAAGCCCTGATCATTGAACGTATCAAGTCGTATCACCCAAAACACTCAATACTTGCCGAGGAATCGGGTAACGCTGTCATCATCGGCGGTGAAAATACCTGGAAATGGATCATCGATCCGCTCGACGGCACGACGAATTATGCTCATGGCTATCCGTGTTTCTGCGTGACGATTGCGCTCGAACACGATGGCGAGATCGTCATAGGCGTGACATTTGATCCAACGAGGAACGAACTTTTTGCCGCCGAACGTGGTCGCGGAGCGAGCCTTAACAACAAGCCGATCCGCGTTTCCGAAACGGAGGATCTCGGCGACTCTCTAATAGTTACAGGATTCCCTTATGATTTTAAGCGACGCGAAGATTTTGCTCGTCATCTGACGCAGTTCTTGTTGAATTCGCGCGGTGTTCGGCGCGACGGTTCGGCGGCAATCGATATGGCCTATGTGGCGTGCGGGCGTTTTGACGGATTTTGGGAAGAAGGCTTAAATCCGTGGGACATGGCCGCCGGTGTTTTGCTCATCGAGGAAGCAGGCGGACAGATCAGCCGCTACGACGGTTCGAAATTCAGTATTAACTCGCCGCCCATTGTAGCAAGCAATGGCCTGATACATTCACAAATGTTGAGCGTTCTTCGATAA
- a CDS encoding zf-TFIIB domain-containing protein — translation MPIELDDRGQALENEYFHRKEKELIAKMKEKIADESAKSLEIKCPKCDGTLIETDFATIKIDVCDKCSGVWLDAGELTQIAQKDEETGWFGKMFG, via the coding sequence ATGCCAATTGAACTTGATGACCGTGGACAGGCTCTGGAAAACGAGTATTTTCATCGCAAGGAAAAAGAACTCATCGCCAAGATGAAAGAGAAGATCGCCGATGAGAGTGCGAAAAGTCTCGAGATAAAATGTCCGAAATGCGATGGAACTCTGATCGAAACTGATTTTGCAACGATCAAGATCGACGTCTGCGATAAATGTTCCGGTGTTTGGCTCGATGCGGGCGAATTGACGCAAATTGCTCAAAAAGATGAAGAGACGGGTTGGTTTGGCAAGATGTTCGGCTAA
- a CDS encoding DUF2270 domain-containing protein, protein MNDEVRAGSQPVESDIHTTNVPQSFRAFAEEVHKRTQKPRSTPVAIAQKLLPAEFNMAMVHFYRGEVQRSNVWRTRLDTTTNWAVITTGATLSFVFSSTSNPHFAIPINSILVSIFLFMEARRYRYYEVWANRVRILETGYFGPMLSHRTIPPDKEWADHLSTDLISPHFTISEWEAVGRRLRANYLWLFILLALSWTLKIYIHPGPIPSVTESERRVFWDVFFERAQVGLAPGWLVVVSGAVFNAMLIFVALTTRKLRDASSEVLPLESFEWHPLKQVSDWAESNLKRRNTIRRSKKARQRMRSVHKTEI, encoded by the coding sequence ATGAACGACGAGGTTCGCGCCGGTTCTCAACCAGTCGAGAGCGACATTCACACCACGAATGTCCCGCAGTCGTTCCGCGCCTTTGCGGAGGAAGTTCACAAGCGCACTCAAAAGCCGCGAAGCACGCCGGTCGCGATCGCGCAAAAACTGCTGCCCGCCGAATTCAACATGGCGATGGTGCATTTTTATCGCGGTGAAGTGCAGCGGTCAAATGTGTGGCGAACGCGTTTGGATACAACGACGAATTGGGCTGTTATCACAACAGGTGCGACGCTGTCGTTTGTGTTTAGCTCGACCTCAAATCCGCATTTTGCGATTCCCATTAACTCGATCCTTGTGTCGATCTTTTTGTTTATGGAGGCGAGGCGATATCGTTATTACGAGGTTTGGGCAAATCGTGTGCGTATTTTGGAGACCGGTTATTTTGGCCCTATGTTGTCTCACCGAACGATACCGCCCGATAAAGAATGGGCCGATCATCTCTCCACCGATCTGATCTCGCCGCACTTTACCATTAGCGAGTGGGAAGCTGTTGGTAGGCGGTTGAGGGCCAATTATTTGTGGTTGTTTATATTGCTGGCACTTTCATGGACGTTGAAGATTTACATTCATCCGGGACCGATACCATCTGTAACCGAGTCCGAACGCAGAGTGTTTTGGGATGTCTTTTTTGAGAGGGCACAGGTTGGTCTCGCACCCGGCTGGCTGGTTGTCGTTTCCGGAGCCGTATTTAACGCGATGTTGATATTCGTTGCGTTGACTACACGTAAATTGAGAGATGCGTCGAGCGAAGTGCTTCCGCTCGAGAGCTTTGAATGGCATCCGCTCAAGCAGGTTTCCGATTGGGCCGAGAGCAATCTAAAGCGACGCAATACGATCAGGCGCTCGAAGAAAGCGCGGCAGCGTATGCGCTCTGTTCATAAAACTGAAATTTAG
- the tadA gene encoding tRNA adenosine(34) deaminase TadA, with product MSMDEFWMQKAILEARNAADIGEVPVGAVIVASNGDVLALASNETIMRSDPTAHAEILALRKAGAEIGNYRLVGATVYSTVEPCVMCAGALVNARVERLVFGTHDERFGAVESIFRICDSPELNHKIAITSGVLADECRILIQDFFRSRRK from the coding sequence ATGTCAATGGATGAATTCTGGATGCAAAAAGCCATCCTCGAAGCCCGTAATGCCGCCGACATCGGCGAAGTGCCTGTAGGAGCAGTTATCGTTGCTTCAAACGGAGACGTGCTTGCTCTCGCCTCAAACGAAACGATAATGCGCAGCGATCCGACCGCCCACGCCGAGATCCTCGCACTCCGAAAGGCGGGCGCCGAGATCGGCAATTACCGTCTCGTCGGAGCAACAGTTTACTCGACCGTCGAACCTTGCGTAATGTGCGCGGGAGCGCTGGTAAATGCGCGAGTCGAACGCCTCGTTTTCGGTACGCACGACGAAAGGTTCGGCGCTGTTGAGAGCATTTTCCGCATCTGCGACAGCCCGGAACTAAACCACAAAATAGCAATTACATCCGGCGTACTAGCCGATGAATGCCGCATCCTGATTCAGGATTTCTTCCGCTCCCGTCGAAAATAA
- the aqpZ gene encoding aquaporin Z, whose protein sequence is MPIAKRLSAEFIGTLWLVLGGCGTAVLAGSQAGNVGISLAFGLTVLTMAYAIGHISGCHLNPAVTLGLWAGKRFPSNEILPYVIAQVLGAISGAGILYVIASGKVGFTLGSGFASNGFGDHSPGHYEALACFVVEVAMTFFFLIVILGATHKLAPKGFAPVAIGLCLTLIHLISIQVTNTSVNPARSTGPAIFAGGWALAQLWMFWVAPILGALLAGFVYSWLAPDDPADS, encoded by the coding sequence ATGCCAATTGCAAAGAGGTTATCGGCGGAGTTTATTGGAACTCTATGGCTCGTGCTCGGCGGCTGCGGAACTGCTGTGCTCGCAGGTTCTCAAGCTGGCAATGTGGGTATTTCGCTCGCATTCGGCTTGACCGTACTTACAATGGCTTATGCGATAGGCCATATTTCAGGATGTCATCTAAATCCGGCAGTCACGCTAGGCCTGTGGGCCGGCAAGAGATTTCCTTCCAACGAAATACTGCCATACGTTATTGCTCAGGTTTTGGGAGCTATAAGCGGAGCAGGCATTTTGTATGTGATCGCGAGTGGCAAAGTGGGCTTTACGCTCGGCAGCGGGTTTGCATCGAACGGCTTCGGCGACCATTCGCCCGGTCACTATGAAGCACTCGCCTGCTTTGTCGTTGAAGTTGCTATGACATTCTTTTTCCTGATCGTGATCCTCGGAGCGACACACAAACTTGCTCCAAAAGGTTTTGCTCCTGTCGCGATCGGCCTATGCCTGACACTCATCCACCTGATCTCGATCCAGGTGACAAACACATCGGTCAACCCGGCACGCAGCACCGGCCCGGCAATTTTCGCAGGCGGCTGGGCTCTTGCCCAGCTCTGGATGTTCTGGGTCGCCCCGATCCTCGGAGCCCTCTTAGCAGGTTTCGTATACAGCTGGCTAGCTCCGGATGATCCGGCTGACAGTTAG
- a CDS encoding InlB B-repeat-containing protein, with the protein MFKTICSSRFVIVIGFLFIALVSGVVLTRGARASTATDANAASLSLIYSIKEFFGMQHPQTSTVATETAGAITAPAAEPMVFFGPFVTTILVDDFTGTAGSNLTSNGWTAATTGSGVTPPTISATGLTYTGYPSSGLGNKASLGTSGEDVSKTFTAISSGAIYTAAMINVTSSQTAGDYAIALNSATAASPVFAARVYIKKDTFTTNFALGISKSTGGIVYSPFSYSVGTTYLIVLKYVIVAGATNDTVALFVNPVLNGIEPVATLTATDLTAADPASITGVSLRQGTAGAAAALFVDGIRVGSSWPNATSSNVSVTYLGNGNTGGTVPTDTNNPYFYGGSVTALANTGNLVRTGFTFAGWNTAPNGLGTDYAAGSGTFSILANTFLFAKWIPITYTVTYDGNTNTGGSAPVDGSSPYNTGATVTVLGNTGGLFKTGLVFAGWNTQADGLGTDRPPASTFTINANTTLYAKWLPSYTVTYDGNVNTGGTAPVDANNPYIAGTWAGVAAPGDLVKTGFKFSGWNTAANHSGTRYTPAQAFVVNANTILYAQWVDPLCADAGLDPTFDTDGKLTTVVNGGDERANAVAVQTDGKIVVVGYTGSTDFDFAVIRYNTDGSLDTTFDTDGFVTTAFGTNTDQAKAVAIQTDGKIVVAGYSYNETSGQFEVALARYNTDGSLDTTFDGDGKVITVIGAASTSSVGSAIVIQPDGKIVVAGYSGSSPNFDYAVVRYNANGSLDTTFDSDGKVTTDMGGYDRAHAVALQADGKIIITGDNGSNADFGLARYNPNGSLDTTFDVDGKAFVSVSAGVDWAYSLAVEADGKIIAAGISDSGPNSDFGIVRLNTNGSLDTSFDGDGIVTTDFGFYARANSVVIQPDGRIVAGGYGEGDFALARYNADGLLDTTFDGDGKVSTAILSSTDVINAVALQPDGRIVAAGYSDNGTSGTENDFAVARYGVACTPEPTPTATATETFTPTPTSTATDTPTPTATETFTPTATNTATDTPTSTATDTPTPTATETFTPTATNTATDTPTPTATETFTPTATATETFTPTATATNTPTDTPTYTPTPSETPSISGTVTYGNPASPTTKFISNATVNGAGSPNTTAFTAIPGPTAGQYLLTGFGAGSYTVSLAKTTGQNGVSSADAARIAQHVAGTLLITSDRHKIAADVTNNGAISSTDAAQLARFVTALGPPIGLTNQWRFFVPGVSQPTFPIGASPTSRSYPGPIGVQTGQDYIGILVGEVTGNWNPTAARPTRTVDSVDSQENYRTAIPINVTVQEVLTAADKEIVVPVNVEDIADKGVISYEFDLRYDPSVMQPVGDGVDVKLTVSRGLSVVTNASEPGLLRVVVYGAYPIDENGVLLNLRFMPVGSVGSVSPISFERIMFNEGEPRVTVGEGQVWLF; encoded by the coding sequence ATGTTCAAAACTATCTGTTCGTCGCGTTTCGTTATTGTAATTGGGTTTTTGTTTATTGCACTCGTCAGCGGAGTTGTTCTGACTCGAGGAGCGAGGGCCTCAACCGCCACAGATGCAAATGCAGCTAGCCTTTCGCTTATTTACTCTATTAAAGAGTTCTTTGGCATGCAGCATCCGCAGACGAGCACCGTAGCGACGGAAACAGCCGGAGCGATAACCGCTCCGGCGGCAGAGCCAATGGTTTTCTTTGGGCCATTCGTCACGACGATCCTGGTTGATGACTTTACCGGGACTGCTGGATCAAACCTCACATCGAATGGATGGACGGCGGCCACTACTGGATCGGGAGTGACGCCGCCAACGATTTCTGCGACGGGATTGACCTATACAGGCTACCCATCGTCTGGACTTGGAAATAAGGCGTCGTTGGGTACAAGTGGAGAAGATGTTTCAAAAACGTTTACGGCAATTTCGTCAGGTGCTATTTACACTGCGGCGATGATCAATGTAACTTCGTCCCAAACAGCTGGCGATTACGCAATTGCCCTTAATTCTGCAACTGCCGCGTCCCCAGTTTTTGCTGCACGAGTTTACATTAAGAAGGATACGTTTACTACAAATTTTGCGTTGGGAATCTCGAAAAGCACTGGCGGCATTGTTTATTCGCCATTTAGTTATTCGGTGGGCACCACATATCTAATAGTTCTTAAATACGTCATTGTCGCCGGAGCAACTAACGATACTGTAGCCCTTTTCGTTAATCCTGTCCTGAACGGGATCGAACCTGTCGCAACGCTTACGGCAACTGATCTTACTGCTGCCGACCCCGCAAGCATAACAGGTGTAAGTTTGCGTCAAGGGACTGCTGGTGCAGCGGCCGCTTTATTCGTCGATGGGATAAGGGTAGGGTCAAGTTGGCCCAACGCTACGTCATCAAACGTTTCCGTGACTTATCTAGGCAACGGCAACACAGGTGGAACTGTTCCAACTGATACCAATAATCCGTATTTTTACGGCGGTTCCGTTACAGCATTAGCAAATACCGGAAATCTTGTGAGGACCGGCTTTACGTTTGCGGGATGGAATACTGCGCCCAACGGATTGGGAACGGATTATGCAGCAGGTTCGGGAACATTCTCAATTCTCGCTAATACATTTCTCTTTGCCAAGTGGATCCCGATAACCTACACCGTCACCTACGACGGCAATACGAACACGGGCGGAAGTGCTCCGGTGGACGGGAGCAGCCCGTACAACACCGGCGCAACGGTAACGGTTCTGGGCAATACCGGCGGCCTTTTCAAGACGGGATTGGTGTTTGCCGGCTGGAATACACAAGCTGACGGCCTCGGCACAGACAGGCCTCCGGCGAGTACATTCACGATCAACGCCAACACCACTCTGTACGCTAAGTGGCTGCCAAGCTACACAGTCACTTACGACGGCAACGTCAACACAGGCGGAACAGCGCCTGTTGACGCGAACAATCCTTATATTGCAGGTACTTGGGCCGGAGTTGCCGCACCGGGCGATCTTGTAAAGACAGGCTTTAAGTTTAGCGGCTGGAACACTGCGGCGAATCACAGCGGTACGCGGTACACACCGGCGCAGGCGTTTGTTGTAAATGCAAATACGATCCTTTACGCACAGTGGGTCGATCCGTTGTGTGCAGACGCGGGGCTTGATCCGACTTTCGATACGGACGGCAAGTTGACGACAGTGGTGAATGGCGGTGATGAACGAGCCAATGCGGTCGCTGTTCAGACGGATGGCAAGATAGTTGTCGTCGGATATACCGGATCAACGGACTTTGACTTTGCTGTCATCCGCTACAACACGGACGGGTCGCTCGACACGACATTTGATACTGACGGCTTCGTGACGACCGCATTTGGCACCAACACCGACCAGGCGAAAGCAGTTGCTATACAAACGGACGGCAAGATCGTCGTCGCCGGTTATTCATACAACGAAACATCGGGGCAGTTTGAAGTCGCTTTGGCCCGTTACAACACAGATGGTTCGCTCGACACGACATTCGACGGCGACGGCAAAGTGATAACTGTCATTGGCGCGGCGTCTACGTCTAGCGTCGGGTCTGCAATTGTGATCCAACCCGACGGCAAAATCGTGGTCGCGGGATACAGCGGTAGCAGCCCAAATTTTGATTACGCGGTCGTTAGATATAACGCCAACGGCTCGCTCGACACGACATTTGACAGCGACGGCAAAGTGACGACCGACATGGGCGGGTATGACCGTGCCCACGCGGTCGCGCTCCAGGCAGACGGAAAGATCATCATCACCGGAGACAACGGCAGCAATGCAGATTTCGGTCTCGCCCGCTACAATCCGAACGGTTCGCTGGACACGACATTTGACGTTGACGGCAAGGCGTTCGTCTCCGTTTCCGCGGGTGTTGACTGGGCGTATTCGCTAGCGGTCGAGGCTGACGGCAAGATCATCGCCGCCGGGATTTCCGATAGCGGACCAAACTCAGACTTTGGGATCGTTCGGCTTAACACGAACGGCTCTCTCGACACCTCGTTCGATGGCGACGGTATTGTAACGACTGACTTCGGTTTTTATGCCAGAGCAAATTCGGTCGTTATCCAGCCGGACGGCCGGATAGTTGCCGGCGGCTACGGCGAAGGGGATTTTGCCCTCGCCCGTTATAACGCAGACGGTTTGCTTGACACGACTTTTGACGGCGACGGTAAGGTGTCGACCGCCATTCTGAGTTCGACCGACGTAATAAATGCGGTCGCCCTGCAGCCCGATGGCCGGATCGTCGCCGCGGGCTACAGCGACAACGGAACGAGCGGAACAGAAAACGATTTTGCTGTCGCCCGTTACGGCGTTGCTTGCACACCCGAGCCCACACCGACTGCGACAGCTACGGAAACGTTTACGCCGACGCCGACATCTACCGCGACTGACACTCCGACACCGACTGCGACGGAAACCTTCACTCCGACTGCGACAAATACCGCGACTGATACGCCGACTTCTACAGCAACAGACACCCCAACGCCGACAGCTACGGAAACCTTTACTCCTACCGCGACAAATACGGCGACTGATACTCCGACGCCAACAGCGACGGAAACTTTCACGCCGACGGCTACAGCAACTGAAACGTTTACCCCGACGGCGACCGCAACCAATACGCCGACCGACACACCGACGTATACTCCAACGCCGAGTGAAACTCCTTCGATAAGTGGAACTGTGACGTACGGCAATCCGGCGTCGCCTACGACGAAATTCATTTCAAATGCAACCGTCAATGGTGCGGGTTCGCCAAATACTACCGCGTTTACTGCTATTCCGGGTCCAACTGCCGGACAATACCTACTGACGGGTTTTGGTGCCGGATCCTACACCGTTTCATTGGCCAAAACAACAGGCCAGAATGGCGTCTCGTCAGCAGATGCGGCGAGGATAGCTCAGCACGTCGCGGGAACGCTGCTTATCACCAGCGACCGTCACAAGATCGCGGCGGACGTGACGAACAACGGTGCGATATCGTCTACAGATGCTGCACAACTTGCGAGATTTGTGACCGCTCTTGGACCGCCGATTGGGCTTACAAATCAATGGAGATTCTTTGTTCCGGGCGTGTCACAACCTACGTTCCCGATCGGAGCGTCACCGACAAGTCGAAGCTACCCAGGTCCGATAGGCGTTCAAACCGGACAAGACTACATAGGCATTCTGGTCGGCGAGGTCACAGGCAACTGGAATCCGACGGCGGCTAGACCGACGCGAACAGTGGACAGTGTGGACAGTCAAGAAAACTACAGAACGGCGATACCGATCAACGTCACGGTTCAGGAAGTTTTGACGGCGGCGGATAAGGAGATCGTTGTTCCGGTGAATGTCGAGGACATTGCGGATAAAGGCGTGATCTCTTATGAGTTTGATCTCAGGTATGATCCTTCGGTGATGCAGCCGGTTGGTGATGGGGTTGATGTGAAATTGACGGTCAGTCGAGGGCTTTCGGTTGTGACAAATGCAAGTGAACCTGGCTTGTTGAGAGTCGTAGTTTATGGAGCTTATCCGATCGACGAAAACGGTGTGTTGTTGAATTTGAGATTCATGCCTGTTGGATCGGTTGGATCTGTTTCGCCGATCTCATTCGAGCGGATAATGTTCAACGAGGGCGAGCCGAGGGTGACTGTTGGTGAGGGGCAGGTTTGGCTGTTCTGA
- a CDS encoding DUF4065 domain-containing protein, which produces MPTVFDAAQYILQKQGEMTAMKLQKLIYYAQAWSLVWDETPLFDEPIQAWANGPVCPPLYFTHKGQFKIAKLETGNAEVFNENQIATMDAILEVYAKMSSQQLSDLTHAEGPWKNARIGLSDGDRGEKVISHLSMHEYYSGL; this is translated from the coding sequence ATGCCAACAGTATTCGACGCAGCACAATATATTTTGCAAAAACAAGGTGAAATGACCGCGATGAAATTGCAGAAACTTATTTATTATGCGCAGGCATGGTCACTGGTCTGGGATGAAACTCCGTTATTTGACGAGCCAATACAGGCTTGGGCCAATGGCCCTGTTTGTCCGCCTTTATATTTTACTCATAAAGGTCAATTCAAAATTGCCAAACTTGAAACTGGCAACGCTGAGGTATTTAACGAAAACCAGATCGCAACAATGGATGCGATTTTAGAAGTGTATGCCAAAATGTCATCTCAGCAATTAAGTGATTTAACTCACGCGGAAGGACCATGGAAAAACGCCCGTATCGGTTTGTCTGATGGGGATCGCGGTGAAAAAGTAATCTCCCATCTTAGCATGCACGAATACTATTCTGGCCTATAA